Proteins found in one Propionispora hippei DSM 15287 genomic segment:
- a CDS encoding ABC-F family ATP-binding cassette domain-containing protein translates to MNLLSIEELAKSYGVRMLFEQVTFGVDEGDKIGLIGVNGTGKSTFLKTIAGREQADSGRIVKGNGIQLEYLPQNPDFDETATVLEQVFKGDSPVMRLLRDYEAALLASQERPGDTAAAQRLIALSQQMDAHHAWQLESEAKSILTKLGIQEFTGLVSTLSGGQRKRIALAGALITPTDVLILDEPTNHIDNATVAWLEEYLQKRKGALLMVTHDRYFLDRVANRIIELDKGRLYSYSGNYSLFLEKKAEREELAEASERKRQNLLRQELAWISRGARARSTKQKARIERFEALQSDKPEEAAGRLEISAVASRLGRKIIELQEVTKGFDGLTCIRDFSYIVLKQDRVGIVGPNGSGKTTLLNIIAGQLSPDTGSVDIGQTVKIGYFSQEGREMDESLRVIDYIREAGHILPTADGGHITAAQMLERFLFPPAQQWLPVGRLSGGERRRLYLLRVLMEAPNILLLDEPTNDLDIQTLTVLEDYLDDFPGAVITVSHDRYFLDRVTDKIFAFEGEGCIKPYIGGYSDYAVALEAAREQEELPKAKRPATEPAAAAKDSVRPRKLSFKEQREYEEIETVIAGVEAELAVINGQIAAGGSDFTRLQELVTLKEQTDARLSELLDRWTYLNELVEAVQKK, encoded by the coding sequence AAGGGTAATGGCATTCAGTTGGAATACTTGCCGCAAAATCCTGACTTTGACGAAACAGCCACCGTTCTGGAGCAGGTGTTTAAAGGAGACTCGCCGGTTATGCGGCTGCTGCGGGACTATGAAGCGGCGCTGCTGGCAAGTCAGGAGCGGCCGGGCGATACTGCGGCGGCCCAACGGCTGATTGCCCTGTCGCAGCAAATGGATGCTCACCATGCCTGGCAGTTGGAAAGCGAAGCCAAGAGTATTTTGACCAAGCTGGGTATCCAGGAGTTTACCGGCCTTGTCAGTACGCTGTCCGGCGGTCAGCGCAAGCGGATTGCCCTGGCCGGGGCGTTGATCACACCGACCGATGTGCTTATTCTGGATGAGCCGACCAACCACATCGACAATGCGACGGTGGCCTGGCTGGAGGAGTATCTGCAAAAGCGCAAAGGCGCGCTGCTCATGGTCACCCATGACCGGTATTTTCTTGACCGTGTGGCTAACCGGATTATTGAGCTGGATAAAGGGCGGCTGTATAGTTATAGCGGCAATTACAGTCTATTCTTGGAAAAGAAAGCCGAGCGGGAGGAACTGGCCGAGGCGTCCGAGCGAAAACGGCAGAACCTGCTGCGCCAGGAACTGGCCTGGATCAGCAGGGGCGCCAGGGCGCGCAGCACTAAGCAGAAGGCACGGATTGAACGGTTTGAGGCCCTGCAGAGCGATAAACCGGAGGAGGCTGCCGGCAGGCTGGAAATCAGCGCGGTGGCAAGCCGGCTGGGGCGGAAGATTATTGAGTTGCAGGAAGTAACCAAGGGCTTTGACGGGCTCACTTGCATCAGGGATTTCAGCTACATTGTTTTGAAACAGGACCGGGTGGGGATTGTCGGGCCTAACGGCAGCGGCAAGACCACCCTGCTTAATATCATTGCCGGCCAATTGTCCCCAGACACCGGCAGCGTGGATATTGGTCAAACCGTTAAAATCGGTTATTTCTCGCAGGAAGGCCGGGAGATGGATGAAAGCCTGCGGGTAATCGACTATATCAGGGAAGCCGGCCATATTCTGCCGACGGCCGACGGAGGCCACATTACGGCAGCTCAGATGCTGGAGCGGTTTTTGTTCCCGCCAGCCCAACAGTGGTTGCCTGTCGGCCGGTTGTCCGGCGGTGAACGGCGGCGTCTCTACCTGCTGCGGGTACTGATGGAAGCGCCCAATATCCTCTTGCTTGACGAACCGACCAACGATCTGGACATTCAGACGCTGACTGTCCTGGAAGATTATCTGGATGATTTCCCCGGCGCCGTGATTACCGTATCCCATGACCGGTATTTTCTGGACCGGGTGACGGATAAAATCTTCGCTTTCGAGGGAGAAGGCTGCATCAAACCCTATATTGGCGGCTACAGTGATTATGCAGTGGCGTTGGAAGCGGCCCGCGAACAGGAAGAACTGCCTAAGGCCAAACGGCCGGCAACGGAGCCGGCCGCTGCGGCGAAGGACAGTGTGCGGCCCCGCAAACTGTCTTTTAAGGAGCAACGGGAGTATGAGGAGATTGAAACGGTCATTGCCGGTGTAGAGGCGGAATTGGCGGTCATCAACGGACAGATAGCCGCCGGCGGCAGCGATTTTACCCGCCTGCAGGAGTTGGTGACGCTAAAGGAACAGACCGATGCCCGCTTAAGCGAACTCCTGGACCGGTGGACCTATTTAAACGAACTGGTGGAAGCGGTTCAGAAAAAGTAA
- a CDS encoding DMT family transporter, giving the protein MKRTKANLLLLLTSAIWGFAFVAQQVGMDHIGPFTFTAVRFALGSASLIPLILYFKKTEKPAPAATANTTYVGLAAGCILFCGASLQQVGLLYTTAGKAAFITGLYTVLVPIAGIFLKQRTSLITWLSSLLAVTGLFFLCVKENLSLSYGDLLELVGAFFWTAHIILIDHFSHKVDSLKLASVQFATCSVLSLAAALALETITLDGIRLAGIPILYGGLASVGIAYTLQIIGQKYASPTHASIILSLETVFAAIGGYLFLQEILGVRELWGCLLMLSGMLLSQLKGTAPHDNKTAA; this is encoded by the coding sequence ATGAAAAGAACCAAAGCCAACCTGCTGCTGCTCTTAACCTCCGCTATCTGGGGCTTTGCCTTTGTGGCCCAGCAAGTAGGTATGGACCACATTGGTCCCTTCACCTTTACCGCCGTACGGTTTGCGTTGGGCAGCGCCTCACTCATTCCGCTGATTCTCTATTTTAAGAAAACTGAGAAGCCCGCACCGGCAGCGACTGCCAATACCACCTATGTCGGTCTGGCGGCCGGCTGCATCCTGTTCTGCGGCGCTTCGTTGCAGCAGGTAGGCCTGCTGTACACCACGGCAGGCAAGGCTGCCTTCATCACTGGCCTGTATACCGTACTGGTGCCAATCGCCGGCATCTTTTTAAAACAGCGCACCAGTCTCATTACCTGGCTCAGCTCGCTGCTGGCTGTCACCGGCCTGTTTTTCCTGTGTGTCAAGGAAAATCTCTCGCTGTCTTACGGCGACCTGCTGGAACTGGTCGGGGCCTTCTTCTGGACAGCTCATATTATCCTGATCGATCACTTCTCTCATAAGGTGGACAGTCTTAAGCTGGCTTCGGTTCAGTTCGCCACCTGCTCGGTCTTAAGCCTGGCCGCCGCCTTGGCTTTAGAAACCATCACGCTTGACGGCATCCGGCTGGCCGGCATCCCCATTCTGTACGGTGGTCTGGCCTCGGTAGGCATTGCCTACACCCTGCAGATCATCGGACAGAAATATGCCTCGCCGACCCACGCTTCCATCATTCTTAGCCTGGAAACAGTGTTTGCCGCTATCGGCGGCTATCTGTTTCTCCAGGAAATCCTGGGTGTACGGGAGCTGTGGGGCTGCCTCTTAATGCTAAGCGGCATGCTGCTCTCGCAGCTAAAAGGAACAGCCCCTCACGACAACAAGACGGCTGCCTAA
- a CDS encoding peptidylprolyl isomerase, producing MTTSFRTALCTGLLLVLLTGSGCSQQAPAKPAEPARETQQAQGADVKNRTAVFETSKGTFKVELFDDKAPKTAGNFATLAQKGFYNGLIFHRVIDNFMIQSGDPTGNGTGGPGYTIPDEFSPDLKHDKAGILSMANRGPNTGGSQFFITLDATPWLDNKHAVFGRVTEGLDVVKAIGKVKTGAQDKPLEDVVIKKITIVPPSAE from the coding sequence ATGACCACCTCGTTCCGCACCGCTCTTTGCACCGGCCTGCTGCTGGTGTTATTAACCGGCTCAGGCTGCTCCCAACAGGCGCCGGCTAAACCGGCCGAACCGGCCCGGGAAACGCAACAGGCGCAGGGCGCCGACGTCAAAAACCGGACTGCCGTCTTTGAAACCTCCAAGGGAACCTTCAAGGTTGAACTGTTTGACGACAAAGCACCCAAAACGGCCGGCAACTTTGCCACCCTGGCCCAAAAGGGCTTCTATAACGGTCTGATTTTCCACCGCGTTATCGACAACTTCATGATTCAGTCCGGTGATCCCACCGGCAACGGCACCGGCGGCCCCGGCTATACCATTCCCGACGAATTCAGCCCTGATCTTAAACATGACAAGGCCGGCATTCTCTCCATGGCCAATCGCGGTCCCAACACAGGAGGCTCGCAATTTTTCATCACCCTCGATGCCACGCCCTGGCTGGACAATAAGCATGCCGTCTTTGGCCGGGTAACGGAAGGCCTGGATGTGGTGAAAGCCATCGGCAAAGTCAAAACCGGCGCCCAGGATAAACCGCTGGAAGATGTGGTAATCAAAAAAATAACGATAGTGCCTCCGTCGGCGGAATGA
- a CDS encoding DUF1987 domain-containing protein, giving the protein MKPLHIEQTSSTPGVLFEPDRHRLKIIGQSYPDNAFAFYGPVFQWLDEFLAECESSILLELYFQIPYINAGSTKCILLLLEKLTAAYRSGKQVVVQWYYDGDSEVAQECAVKFQEDLELPFRLIPLEEDV; this is encoded by the coding sequence ATGAAGCCATTACATATTGAGCAAACCAGTTCTACGCCGGGAGTTTTGTTTGAACCGGACCGGCATAGGCTGAAAATAATCGGACAATCTTATCCGGATAATGCGTTTGCCTTTTATGGGCCTGTTTTTCAGTGGCTGGACGAATTTTTAGCGGAGTGTGAAAGTTCCATACTATTGGAACTTTATTTCCAGATACCTTATATCAATGCCGGCAGCACCAAGTGCATCCTGCTGCTCTTGGAGAAGCTGACGGCGGCGTACCGGTCAGGCAAGCAGGTTGTCGTTCAGTGGTATTATGACGGGGATAGTGAAGTGGCGCAGGAATGTGCGGTGAAGTTCCAGGAAGATTTGGAACTGCCTTTCCGTCTGATTCCGCTGGAGGAAGACGTATGA
- a CDS encoding diguanylate cyclase, translating to MNTTNKRDWMIKDEELFESEQQVLLQTMRDLVNPRYADSALLPRYRELAEHYRRLLQMTRKTFLISDRQGEFLQQYQHDMQNLLDHANQGFLTFGADLRVNRYYSAECLRIFSGKIDGAGIVDLLDPEGEQEELAELLSQVFLVDETEGNELLQQLPPVFHINRKVIYVECKQILQPCDGINRRVIMLVLTDISDKQKAEEKIRYLSYHDKLTTLYNRAYIEMMRAELEKMEFSPLSVILIDMNGLKLVNDVFGHHEGDSLLTAMAEVLKQSSRSTDIVVRWGGDEFLILQPLTSSQECEAVCCKIRTACRLRADTPIPLSAAIGMATREDGFATLAELFSIAENRMYSHKLLESRTVRREIIMGMENTLHTRCFEEAGHSARVCQLTAEFAAYIGLDMDGPDMKPLVLLSALHDIGKVAIPRDILGKQAPLSAEEWELVKSHSDIGYRMAQSIGEAVLAEVILALHERWDGKGYPYGIKGDKIPLLARLFSLVDVFDTVTHERPYGVVMTRAQGVAHVEKGSGGQFDPRLTEQFVRFMRERKKVV from the coding sequence ATGAATACTACCAATAAGAGAGACTGGATGATAAAAGATGAAGAACTGTTTGAGAGTGAGCAGCAGGTCTTGCTCCAAACGATGAGGGACTTGGTTAATCCCCGCTACGCGGACAGCGCGCTCTTGCCCCGTTACCGTGAACTGGCCGAGCATTACCGGCGGCTGCTGCAGATGACCCGCAAGACGTTTCTGATCAGTGATAGGCAGGGGGAATTTTTGCAGCAGTACCAGCATGATATGCAAAATTTGCTGGATCATGCCAACCAGGGTTTTTTGACTTTCGGAGCGGATTTACGGGTCAACCGGTATTACAGTGCGGAATGTCTCCGTATTTTTAGCGGTAAGATCGATGGCGCCGGCATTGTCGATCTGCTGGACCCCGAGGGTGAGCAGGAAGAACTGGCGGAGTTGCTGAGCCAGGTGTTTCTGGTCGATGAAACGGAAGGAAATGAGCTGTTGCAGCAATTGCCGCCGGTCTTTCATATTAACCGGAAAGTGATTTATGTGGAATGCAAGCAGATTTTACAGCCCTGTGACGGCATTAATCGCCGGGTCATCATGCTGGTGTTGACCGATATCAGCGATAAGCAGAAAGCGGAAGAGAAAATCAGGTATCTCAGCTATCATGACAAGCTGACTACTCTGTATAACCGGGCGTATATTGAAATGATGCGTGCTGAACTGGAAAAGATGGAGTTTTCGCCGTTAAGTGTCATTCTGATAGATATGAACGGACTTAAACTGGTAAATGACGTATTCGGTCACCATGAGGGTGACAGCCTGCTGACGGCGATGGCCGAGGTGTTGAAGCAGTCCAGCCGTTCCACCGATATTGTTGTCCGTTGGGGCGGCGATGAGTTTTTGATCTTGCAGCCGCTCACCAGCAGCCAGGAATGTGAAGCGGTTTGCTGTAAAATCCGGACGGCCTGCCGGCTACGGGCGGACACGCCTATTCCCTTGAGCGCCGCCATTGGCATGGCGACCAGGGAGGACGGCTTTGCTACCCTGGCGGAATTGTTCAGTATCGCCGAAAATCGGATGTACAGTCATAAGCTGCTGGAAAGCCGGACAGTGCGGCGGGAAATCATTATGGGTATGGAGAATACCCTGCATACCCGCTGTTTTGAAGAAGCCGGACACAGCGCCAGAGTATGTCAGTTGACCGCTGAGTTTGCCGCGTATATCGGCCTGGACATGGACGGTCCGGATATGAAACCGCTGGTCTTGCTGTCGGCGCTCCACGATATTGGTAAAGTGGCCATCCCCAGGGATATACTGGGGAAACAGGCCCCATTGTCAGCAGAGGAATGGGAACTGGTCAAAAGTCACAGCGATATCGGCTACCGGATGGCGCAGTCCATCGGGGAGGCGGTGCTGGCCGAGGTCATTCTGGCTCTTCATGAGCGTTGGGATGGCAAGGGTTATCCTTATGGCATAAAGGGTGATAAAATTCCCTTGCTGGCCAGGTTGTTTTCGCTGGTCGACGTATTTGATACCGTTACCCATGAACGCCCCTATGGCGTGGTTATGACCAGGGCTCAGGGTGTGGCTCATGTTGAAAAAGGCAGCGGCGGCCAGTTTGATCCGCGGCTAACCGAGCAGTTTGTCCGTTTTATGCGGGAAAGGAAAAAAGTGGTCTAG
- a CDS encoding amino acid permease, with the protein MNHPNAEEGNIQRGLKNRHIQMIALGGAIGTGLFYGSASVIKLAGPAITVSYLIGGIIIFFIMRALGEMSVEQPVSGSFSQYAYQYWGELPGFIGGWNYWFNYIVVSMAELAVVGTYVNYWLPDIPIWVSALVCLVAITAINLIHVKAFGEFEFWFAIIKVLAIVGMIVFGVAIIVFGFGHGGVPIGLGNLWQHGGFLPNGVYGVILSLVMAMFSFGGVELIGITAGEAENPRKSIPQAINQVVWRILLFYVGALTVILAIFPWNEMGTQGSPFVQIFTHVGIPAAAHLLNAVVLTAALSTYNSALYSNGRMLYGLALQGNAPRLFAKLNTSGVPVAAILVSSGVTLFAVLLSYIDPDRVFLYLMAVATIAIIINWAMILLVQLKFRQKKEAEKAVLTYKLPWYPFSSYISLAFLASILVIMALIPDMRYSLYIAPAWLLCLYIGYQVKAKRQSEPVRNY; encoded by the coding sequence ATGAACCATCCTAATGCGGAGGAAGGAAACATTCAGCGGGGCCTTAAGAACCGTCATATTCAGATGATTGCTCTGGGTGGCGCCATTGGCACCGGCTTGTTTTACGGCTCGGCCTCGGTCATTAAGCTGGCGGGACCGGCCATTACGGTATCGTATTTAATCGGCGGCATCATTATTTTCTTTATCATGCGGGCCTTGGGTGAGATGTCGGTGGAGCAGCCGGTATCGGGTTCCTTCAGCCAGTATGCCTACCAATACTGGGGTGAACTGCCCGGCTTTATCGGTGGCTGGAATTACTGGTTCAACTATATTGTAGTCAGTATGGCGGAGCTTGCCGTTGTCGGCACTTATGTGAATTACTGGCTGCCGGATATCCCCATCTGGGTATCGGCGCTGGTTTGCCTGGTGGCAATTACCGCCATCAATCTTATTCATGTGAAAGCCTTCGGCGAGTTCGAGTTCTGGTTTGCCATTATCAAGGTGCTGGCTATTGTCGGCATGATTGTGTTTGGTGTAGCTATTATTGTTTTCGGCTTCGGTCACGGCGGCGTGCCGATTGGCCTGGGCAATCTCTGGCAGCATGGCGGCTTTTTGCCTAACGGTGTTTACGGCGTTATTTTATCGTTAGTCATGGCCATGTTTTCTTTTGGCGGCGTGGAACTGATCGGTATTACCGCCGGCGAAGCGGAAAACCCGAGAAAGTCCATCCCGCAGGCAATCAATCAGGTGGTTTGGCGGATTTTACTATTCTACGTCGGAGCGCTGACCGTTATTTTGGCTATTTTCCCCTGGAATGAGATGGGGACTCAGGGCAGCCCCTTCGTGCAAATCTTTACCCATGTGGGTATTCCGGCTGCAGCCCATTTGTTGAACGCGGTTGTGCTTACGGCAGCCTTGTCCACCTATAACAGTGCGCTGTACAGCAACGGCCGGATGTTGTATGGTCTGGCCCTGCAGGGCAATGCCCCGCGGCTGTTTGCCAAATTGAACACCTCCGGTGTTCCGGTAGCTGCCATTTTGGTATCGTCAGGCGTTACGCTGTTTGCCGTTTTACTCAGCTATATCGATCCGGACCGGGTGTTTTTGTATTTAATGGCAGTGGCGACTATCGCCATTATCATTAACTGGGCTATGATTTTGTTAGTTCAGCTTAAATTCCGGCAGAAGAAAGAGGCCGAAAAAGCGGTGCTGACCTACAAGCTGCCCTGGTATCCCTTTTCGTCCTATATCAGCCTGGCTTTTCTGGCCTCCATTTTAGTCATTATGGCCTTAATTCCCGATATGAGGTACTCGCTTTATATCGCACCGGCCTGGCTGCTTTGTCTGTACATCGGTTATCAGGTAAAGGCCAAACGGCAAAGTGAGCCTGTACGAAACTATTAA
- a CDS encoding amino acid permease: MYKQEDILKELCPAKPELKREMKSRHLMMISIGGTIGTGLFLGSGQTISQAGPAGAIIGYLFGGFVMYMVLLCLAELSVAMPVSGSFQSYASQFISPGAGFTTGWLYWINWAVCIAADFTAAGIIMHNWFPQVDTWIWSGIFALGLALLNVISVKAYGEAEFWFAGIKVAAIVSFIIAGAGLMFGFTGHEGAIGLSNFHTGGGIFPNGFSAVFLTMIAVSYSFQGAELVGIAAGECKEPGKNVPRVIRGITYRIMIFYILAMIILAGTIPWQEAGVLESPFAHVFGRIGIPIAQDIMSFVVLTSALSAGNSALYACSRLLWSMAQEGLAPRFLGQLNRNGVPFYGVIATLILACLSLLTSEYAADTVYLWLMASTGLTGCLIWVIIGWCQMNFRKKFLAAGGSVKDLVFRTPCYPLVPMLAIGLNLVVIISLYFDESQRIVLYTGFPLLAAIYLFHEVFLKKRTAVAPAAE; this comes from the coding sequence ATGTATAAGCAGGAAGATATTTTGAAAGAGCTTTGCCCGGCCAAACCGGAACTAAAGCGGGAGATGAAATCGCGCCACTTAATGATGATTTCCATTGGCGGAACGATCGGTACCGGCTTGTTTTTAGGTTCGGGGCAGACGATCAGTCAGGCCGGCCCGGCGGGTGCCATCATCGGATATTTGTTCGGCGGCTTTGTTATGTATATGGTGCTGCTCTGTCTGGCGGAGCTTTCGGTGGCTATGCCGGTTTCCGGCTCGTTTCAAAGCTATGCGTCCCAGTTTATTTCTCCTGGCGCAGGCTTTACCACCGGCTGGCTGTACTGGATTAACTGGGCGGTCTGCATTGCTGCCGATTTTACGGCGGCCGGAATTATCATGCATAACTGGTTTCCCCAGGTTGACACCTGGATTTGGAGCGGTATTTTTGCATTGGGACTGGCTCTGTTGAATGTTATTTCCGTCAAGGCCTACGGCGAGGCTGAATTCTGGTTTGCCGGCATTAAGGTTGCCGCCATTGTGTCGTTCATTATTGCCGGAGCCGGCCTGATGTTTGGTTTTACCGGACATGAGGGAGCTATTGGACTTAGCAATTTCCATACCGGCGGCGGTATTTTCCCCAATGGGTTTTCGGCGGTGTTTCTGACGATGATTGCCGTTTCCTACTCCTTTCAGGGAGCAGAACTGGTAGGCATTGCGGCAGGCGAATGCAAGGAGCCGGGCAAAAACGTGCCCCGTGTCATTCGCGGCATTACTTACCGGATTATGATTTTCTACATTTTGGCGATGATTATTCTGGCCGGAACGATTCCCTGGCAGGAAGCCGGCGTGCTGGAAAGTCCCTTCGCTCATGTGTTCGGACGCATTGGCATTCCCATCGCCCAGGATATTATGAGCTTTGTGGTGCTTACTTCGGCATTATCGGCCGGTAATTCCGCCCTGTACGCCTGCTCGCGGTTATTGTGGTCAATGGCCCAGGAAGGGCTGGCACCCCGTTTTCTTGGCCAACTAAACCGCAATGGTGTTCCTTTTTACGGCGTTATTGCTACGCTGATTCTGGCATGCCTGTCGCTGCTGACCAGTGAGTATGCGGCAGACACCGTCTATCTATGGTTAATGGCCAGTACCGGCCTGACCGGCTGCCTGATCTGGGTTATTATTGGCTGGTGCCAGATGAACTTCCGTAAGAAATTTTTGGCGGCAGGCGGTTCGGTGAAGGATCTGGTGTTCCGGACGCCCTGCTATCCGCTGGTGCCGATGCTGGCTATTGGGCTGAACCTGGTCGTTATCATCAGTCTGTATTTCGACGAATCCCAGCGTATCGTGCTGTATACCGGCTTCCCCTTGCTGGCAGCCATTTATCTGTTCCATGAAGTTTTCCTGAAAAAGCGGACTGCCGTAGCTCCTGCGGCGGAATAA
- a CDS encoding TMEM165/GDT1 family protein has protein sequence MAFLTSLVFVVLAEMGDKTQLLAMAFAAKYRWQTVLWGIFVATLVNHLLAVVVGSYLTEFIPLQYVQIAAAASFILFGLWTIRGDELSGEDESCRYNPFWTVVIAFFLAEMGDKTQLATVALAAQFHHALPVWLGTTTGMMIADGLGIVVGCVMGQRIPERVVKWCAAMIFYLFGLFGLYQSLPEQFLTWPAITGCIGVLVILTYLAARMEKKVEPPCCMRESSGR, from the coding sequence ATGGCTTTTTTGACTTCGCTGGTCTTTGTTGTTCTGGCGGAAATGGGGGACAAGACTCAATTGCTGGCTATGGCATTTGCCGCGAAATACCGTTGGCAGACCGTGTTGTGGGGGATTTTTGTGGCCACTCTGGTCAATCACCTGTTGGCGGTAGTAGTGGGCAGTTATTTGACGGAATTTATTCCGCTGCAATATGTGCAAATCGCGGCGGCGGCTTCATTCATTTTATTCGGTCTGTGGACTATCCGGGGCGATGAACTGTCCGGCGAGGATGAATCCTGCCGGTACAATCCTTTTTGGACGGTGGTGATCGCCTTTTTTCTGGCGGAAATGGGGGACAAAACCCAACTGGCGACAGTAGCCCTGGCGGCGCAGTTTCATCATGCTCTGCCGGTTTGGCTGGGGACTACGACAGGCATGATGATTGCCGACGGGCTGGGTATCGTGGTTGGCTGTGTAATGGGGCAACGCATTCCCGAGCGGGTAGTTAAGTGGTGCGCCGCGATGATTTTTTACTTATTTGGCCTGTTTGGCTTGTACCAGTCGCTGCCGGAGCAGTTTCTTACCTGGCCCGCGATAACAGGCTGTATCGGCGTCCTGGTGATTCTGACCTATTTGGCTGCACGCATGGAGAAGAAGGTGGAACCCCCTTGCTGTATGCGGGAATCGTCCGGACGTTAA
- a CDS encoding class I SAM-dependent methyltransferase, protein MKWNSKLYDNKHSFVAEYGKAMIDFVNTEKGQKILDVGCGTGVLTNELAKNGATVIGTDSSKDMIDKAKSNYPNLIFQVQDATNLPYKNEFDTVFSNAVFHWIQNQEKLLHSIHNSIKNNGMLICEFGAKNNIHQIQTAFEKAAGQQRYIYCSPFFFPSKEKYKLLLEQVGFEVKHLIEYDRPTPLADGEKGLYNWICQFFASDLLNFSDEEKEEILSETERLCRNSIWKNGQWIADYRRIQVIAIKKA, encoded by the coding sequence ATGAAATGGAACAGCAAGCTATATGATAACAAACATTCTTTTGTAGCTGAATATGGTAAAGCAATGATTGACTTTGTAAATACGGAAAAAGGGCAAAAAATATTAGATGTAGGATGCGGTACAGGGGTACTGACAAACGAGTTGGCAAAAAACGGTGCGACTGTTATCGGCACAGATTCATCAAAAGATATGATTGATAAGGCAAAATCCAATTATCCCAACTTAATTTTCCAGGTACAAGATGCAACCAATTTGCCTTATAAAAATGAATTTGATACGGTTTTTTCAAATGCAGTCTTTCACTGGATCCAGAACCAGGAAAAATTGTTGCATTCAATTCATAATTCTATAAAAAATAATGGGATGTTGATTTGTGAATTTGGCGCAAAAAATAACATACATCAAATTCAAACAGCTTTTGAAAAAGCTGCAGGACAACAACGGTATATTTACTGTTCTCCGTTCTTTTTCCCTTCAAAAGAAAAATATAAATTATTATTAGAACAAGTTGGTTTTGAAGTAAAACACCTCATTGAATACGATAGGCCAACACCACTCGCTGATGGTGAAAAAGGACTGTACAATTGGATTTGCCAATTTTTTGCGAGTGATTTGCTGAATTTCTCAGATGAAGAAAAAGAAGAAATATTATCTGAAACAGAAAGACTTTGCAGAAACAGTATATGGAAAAACGGACAATGGATCGCTGATTACAGACGTATTCAAGTTATTGCGATTAAAAAGGCTTAA